Sequence from the Populus nigra chromosome 17, ddPopNigr1.1, whole genome shotgun sequence genome:
CCCTTTGTTTGTGGGTGTGTGGAATCCCTAGCCCTAGCTGTCCCTGTTAACCAGAGGGTGGTATACATACATGGAGTCTAGTCGTTTATATTGTGTTAGTGCTACTGGtatagaaaaaaccaaaaaacaaaataaatcatggttttgaaatgaattcctttatttttaaaataaaaggcatgaaAAAATATGTCTCTATTAtctgtttttaatataaaaaaaataaatctgtatcagttttgaaatgaatttctttcaattttaaaataaaaggtataaaaatatatatctctaTTATCTTCGTTTTTCCTGtgcttgaataataataaattaaatgctacgaaacaatatgaatatgaaaaaaTGGCAAATGAAAATCACATGTGATTATCATTAATTAGTTTACATGTTGAGAGAATATTATAGaatcttaaaattttagtttgtatAAATGCTTAATATTGTAGTGTTTAATTGAAATGAATTAAAGCTGCAACGGGGAAGAAACAACGGACTCCTTCAGCATACAACCGATTTATTAAGTGAGTATTCGTAGTTTAGCTTCCCATTTTGATTACCACTTTTATGCGTTTTTACTAATCCTTGAATCTTTGCCTGTTTAGAGAAGAGATTAgaaggataaaagaaaaaaatcctgaGATTAGCCACAGAGAAGCTTTCAGCAATGCAGCCAAGAACGTAAGTTGCAAcaatattgattttctttttttctttaaattgctAGGGCTGATCTTTCAGTCTTCACCCATGAATTCTTGAACGCTGGACTAATTAACCTAATGAAAATCTAGCTAACCAGTGGATATATATGTAGAGGAATATacttatgtgtgtgtgtgtgtgtttcaaTAACTGTCTGAGATATAGTGCTAGCTATGTTGCTGGAATTTAAGAAGATCTTCCATGTTTAGGGTTCATCATGCAAAGATTTCCGAATTATCTATGgaattaataagaaattaaccattgaataacatttaatttatctcTTCTATCAATTCTGTTTGTTTCATTTCAGTGGGCTCATCTCCCTCACACCCAGTCTGGTCTAACACTCAACGACACCGGCATGGATGCATAAGGTGCACGTACGTCCGGTCAGCAAGGAGcctaataaaaacatattggcCATATCATTGCCAAGAAGTTTGCTTATAAACTAAAGTAATCATGGTgtgattattttgataatagCTTGTTGATTTCAATGAATTCTCAGCTTCGGTCTGGCGCAAGACTCCAAAGCTTTACCTTCATTGCTTATTGTAATAATCAGTGACCTTTACAGGGACcattttgaataaaactagctgTAGTTGCAAGACTGTGTTAGGGGAAAGAAAAAGACGTATAATATTTAAGTGGATGTTATACGCAGAAGAATGCTAGCAATAACgaataattaatatacataGTCGTGCTTGTATGTCTTGCCTTGTTGAAGGCCTTCTCTGGAGCATTTGACAACTTGGAGCTCGACCAATGATAGGAACGTGTCGATTGACTATTATTGCCAGCATCATAC
This genomic interval carries:
- the LOC133676760 gene encoding protein YABBY 1-like isoform X2; amino-acid sequence: MSLDIASERVCYVHCNFCNTILVKQNMLYQDLSEGSQSSSTGNKVSALEPSQNEHTGRTVAVHAATGKKQRTPSAYNRFIKEEIRRIKEKNPEISHREAFSNAAKNWAHLPHTQSGLTLNDTGMDA